The Triticum urartu cultivar G1812 chromosome 5, Tu2.1, whole genome shotgun sequence genome contains the following window.
TGGCGCCCTCTTCTTGCTCGTCTGCGCGGCCGCACGAGCTGCTGCTTCGGGCGGAGACGGTGAGAGCCTCCAAAGCTACCGCTATTCCTAGCATGGTTAATCAGTTAGGTTAGGTACATTGTCTTAGCATTGTCTGACACGCGATGCCATGCGAGCTGCAGGCCCGCTGCTGAACGGGAACTTCGAGTGCGCGCCCAACAGGTCCCAGATGAACGGCTCGAGGGTGATGGCGGCGAACGCGATCCCGTACTGGAAGGTCACCGGCTTCGTGGAGTACATCGAGTCCGGCGCGAGGCAGGGCGACATGGTCCTGACGGTGCCGGAAGGCCGGCACGCCGTGCAGCTGGGCACCGACTCCTCCATCCGGCAGCAGCTCAGCGTGACGCGCGGCAAGTACTACTCCATCACCTTCAGCGCCGCGCGCACCTGCGCCCAGTCCGAGAGGCTTAAGGTGTCGGTCGTCCCCGGCGACGACGTCGTGGCCGACGAGCTCCCCGTCCAGACGGTGTACACCAGCAGCGGCTGGGACTCCTACTCCTGGGCCTTCAAGGCCAAGCAGGGCGTCGTGTCGTTCATCATCCACCACGGGGACGACCATGCGGAGGACCCCGCGTGCGGTCCCGTCATCGACTGCGTCGCCATTAGAGCGCTCAATCCTCCTCGAGCCACCCGCAGTGAGAACAAAGTTCCGATGATCTCGTCTGTGCTTAGTAAACGATTCTTTGTGACGGAATTAACGTGATCTGTGCAGACAACATGCTGATAAATGGGGACTTCGAGGAGGGGCCATACATCACCCCGGGCTCGCCTTGGGGGGTCCTGGTGCCGCCCATGGACGAAGACGACACC
Protein-coding sequences here:
- the LOC125510589 gene encoding uncharacterized protein LOC125510589; translation: MLNGALFLLVCAAARAAASGGDGPLLNGNFECAPNRSQMNGSRVMAANAIPYWKVTGFVEYIESGARQGDMVLTVPEGRHAVQLGTDSSIRQQLSVTRGKYYSITFSAARTCAQSERLKVSVVPGDDVVADELPVQTVYTSSGWDSYSWAFKAKQGVVSFIIHHGDDHAEDPACGPVIDCVAIRALNPPRATRNNMLINGDFEEGPYITPGSPWGVLVPPMDEDDTSPLPGWMVMSYSKVVKYIDSAHFRVPHGARAVELVAGVEVALVQEVATVPGSSCRLQFSVGDAANGCVASPMRVQVATARGSKSVPYNSKGTGGYTRDALDFTADGNTTRVVFYSSGYHTTSDGSGTLCGPVIDDVSLVCISRPHARRLLR